The Pseudanabaena sp. PCC 6802 genomic interval ATAGAGCAGGATGGAAACCTTCTTGATATAAGGCGTAAACTACATTCAGCTCGCTCAGTTGCTCTGTATATTCTGAAACTTTATCTAAGGACTTGTACTGCAAGCTGGCGATCGCTTCGACAGCCTGTACGTAGTGCGCGTCGCTGGGCGATCTAAATAACCTTTTGGCAGCTTCTGATTTCGGTACGAGTACGACCAGGCGTTTTAACAAGCGCCTGGCAATGATTTTGATCAGGGCATTATATTCTGCTCTCTCCCTCGCCTGCATCAAGTTGTCATAGGCAGGATTGACAAGCTTAGCAAGATACTCGCAGGCTTTGTCTTTATTGCGGGGCACTTCAACTGGCACATCTGGGTGCAGAGTTTTGGCCAGGCTCAAGTAACGCTGACGGATTTGATAGGCATCCGCAGTTACTGGTAACCCCAGAACTGCAAAATAGTCGTGGGAGTTATGCTGAACGACATCTCTTTGCAGCCAAACTGTTTTAGAATTGCGATCCATACTCTCTACCCTTACAACAAAGAGGCTATCTTTAGCTATGCTGGGGATAGATACTCTTCATGTATTAGAAATAATTATGAGACAGACACCCCACTTTATCTGAATCCTCAAAGTTATTATTACACGATCGCTGAGATTTTTACTGTTAAATCTAGAACAACATAAAGCATCATCTCATGTCTAATAATTTGACATTGCAAACTATGGCAATCCTGGAGGAAATCGATCTCGCAACTGCGACATTTCAGACTGCTACGGGGCTGCAATGCCCTCCCGGTTGCGGTGCGTGTTGCCAAAATCCTGAAGTTGAGACAACACCACTAGAGATGTTACCAATCGCATGGGAACTCCATCAACGCGGGGAATTAGGTGAATGGATACAACAAATGAGAGCAATTAGTGGTATAGGAGTTTGCATATTCTATCGCAGCGATCCTGCGATCCCCGGCAACGGACGCTGCAGCATCTATCCCTGGCGGCCATCTCTGTGTCGCTTGTTTGGTTTTGCCGCAGTTGTCAACAAACAGGGCAATCCCGAGCTAGCTGCCTGTAAAAAACACAAAGAAGAAATGCCTGAAGTCGTGGCGAAATCCCAAGCAGCGATCGCCGGTGGATTGCCCATACCCCAATTTGCCGATTTTGCCATGCGCTTCCGTACCCTGGATCCTAATTTGGGGCAAGAGCGTCTACCGATTAACCAAGCATTAAAGGTGGCACTGGAGCGGGTGGGATTAATCGTGCAGTTATCTATTGCCCCTATATTGCCTGGTGACTGAAGTCGCGGCTACACGAACAAAGTCCGCCTGCGCGGACTAAAAGTAAAGGGGGGAATCTAACAGGATTTAGAATAAGTCCTACTTTACATAAACCTGGGTTCTAAGCAGGCTCGGAAGCTTTTGCCATAACTTCTCTGACCATCGGCTCTAATTCGCCGCGCTGGTGCATTTCCATGACAATGTCGCAGCCTCCGATAAACTCGCCATCAAGGTAGACTT includes:
- a CDS encoding J domain-containing protein; the protein is MDRNSKTVWLQRDVVQHNSHDYFAVLGLPVTADAYQIRQRYLSLAKTLHPDVPVEVPRNKDKACEYLAKLVNPAYDNLMQARERAEYNALIKIIARRLLKRLVVLVPKSEAAKRLFRSPSDAHYVQAVEAIASLQYKSLDKVSEYTEQLSELNVVYALYQEGFHPALCDSSEASSQDSSKQQVCLSLGHINQLATHRAKEFSNPLLPRSQAYIRSAEAYIIAKQWTMALGDLRTALQIDRTNSKCHALLGVVYLNQRLLGMARLSFQQALKLNPREPLVQEHISQYAKMLSHVPNRYQKGSGFFGWLGSS
- a CDS encoding YkgJ family cysteine cluster protein; the protein is MSNNLTLQTMAILEEIDLATATFQTATGLQCPPGCGACCQNPEVETTPLEMLPIAWELHQRGELGEWIQQMRAISGIGVCIFYRSDPAIPGNGRCSIYPWRPSLCRLFGFAAVVNKQGNPELAACKKHKEEMPEVVAKSQAAIAGGLPIPQFADFAMRFRTLDPNLGQERLPINQALKVALERVGLIVQLSIAPILPGD